The segment GCCGGAGTGTGAAATAAGAGAGTCTCCAGTAGGTGGTGTTGGTGTGTTCGCTGGCACGGACATTAGGAAGGGGAGTACTTTGTTGAAGCTTCCGAAATCGAGCCTGTTTTCGGCGTCGAATAGCACAATAGCGAACTTGCTGCTCGATGACGAGATTGATGGGATTCTGGCGTTGAACATCGCTTTTATATATGAGACGACGGTGTTCAGAGAAAAAAGCCACTGGGTTCCCTATCTGAAGAGTATACGCATTTGCGatgagcagcagcagctggtgCTGCCGCCTGGTTACTGGAGCGACGAGGCCAAGAGATGTCTGCGGGGCTCAACCTTGGATACGCTGCACGATGGACTGAGATCGGAGACGGAGGTGCAGGAAGGGTTTGAGCTGGCTGTCGATTTAGCCAGGAAATGGAACCAGGAGTTCGGTCTTCCGATTCCCCAGGGGTATCTCGACGTTCGGCCGGACGACAGAGACGACACCATCCTGAAGTTCCACAGATTTGTCGCGACAGCGTATGCGATGTCTTCTAGGGTCTTCGAGATAGACGCGTATCATGGGAGCGCGCTGGTGCCGATCGCGGACCTGTTCAACCACAGCACGACGGCGCCCGACGTTCGTTTTACCTCGCTCTACGAGGTGTGCCCGCTGTGCGGCGAGCCGGGCATGTGCAAGCATCTGGTGGCCGAGGCCGCGCTGGAGGCGCAGGAGAACGGCGGCTCGTCGCCGCCGGGCTCTGACGCCGAGTCCAGCGACGAGGAGCACGACCCGTCCAACGAAGACGAGCTGGTGGACATAACGCTCGAGCGGGACGTCAAGAAGGGCCAGGAGATCTTCAATTCGTACGGCGAGCTGTCCAACGCGCTTCTCCTGGCTCGCTACGGCTTCACCGTGCGGAACAACCCTCACGACATGGTCCATCTGGGCAACGAGGTCAGGGCGCTGGTACGAACGCACGGACGCTACGCGGCGAGGACCCAGTGGTGGAGCCGAACCGGCTGGAAGGCGTACTCCCGCTGGAGCGCCGCCGAAGTGCAAACGCCCTGGCTGTCGGAGATCTTCGTCGACTCGCGGGGCCAGCCCTCGGACCCGCTGGCAGCATTCCTCAATCTACTCGAGATGCCAGAAACGCAATGGCTGCAGCTACGCAGCGCTCCCACCCCCAGCAACGCCCCTGTCCACCAGCTACAAGACATGGGCGACGTCGGAACCAGAGCCCACCTCCTACGACTCCTTGCCTACAAGAAACTTTCGTGGCGTCCGTCGCCAGGCGGCGTCCCGCCTGCTGCCAGAGTTATCCTCCACTCTGAACGCACAATACTGCGCAGGGCACGGTCCAGAATGTACCGACGC is part of the Torulaspora globosa chromosome 7, complete sequence genome and harbors:
- the RKM3 gene encoding protein-lysine N-methyltransferase (ancestral locus Anc_3.231), yielding MNLVELPPIVLSLMSNTLCDDLSGVLQFVRDCRDSFWSPECEIRESPVGGVGVFAGTDIRKGSTLLKLPKSSLFSASNSTIANLLLDDEIDGILALNIAFIYETTVFREKSHWVPYLKSIRICDEQQQLVLPPGYWSDEAKRCLRGSTLDTLHDGLRSETEVQEGFELAVDLARKWNQEFGLPIPQGYLDVRPDDRDDTILKFHRFVATAYAMSSRVFEIDAYHGSALVPIADLFNHSTTAPDVRFTSLYEVCPLCGEPGMCKHLVAEAALEAQENGGSSPPGSDAESSDEEHDPSNEDELVDITLERDVKKGQEIFNSYGELSNALLLARYGFTVRNNPHDMVHLGNEVRALVRTHGRYAARTQWWSRTGWKAYSRWSAAEVQTPWLSEIFVDSRGQPSDPLAAFLNLLEMPETQWLQLRSAPTPSNAPVHQLQDMGDVGTRAHLLRLLAYKKLSWRPSPGGVPPAARVILHSERTILRRARSRMYRRNSSRYTD